A stretch of bacterium DNA encodes these proteins:
- a CDS encoding HYR domain-containing protein — translation MKNLVLIACCLLVCLTATQAMAVNSVVVESKSAAAGATNVQVGVFLTNDVGIVGLVVPLEVRTQSGTAFYYGNLLNSVFNFTASGRLKNSPLGDIADPGGQWPAGNVTRRQYADPTTNSCSGPTSSTFAVAAARGDTTSPDGFMLATVSTGDPNVGELTELDPGTDGATPSLLFTFNLLPNNGCMVIDTACVTPANHLVGVDASTAEVFFSFTPGFLTVGSGSCASNQPPTAICQNVQVAAGPTCQAAVTAAQVNNGSSDPEDGTNVTLALVPAGPYGAGVNNVKLIVTDQGGLADTCDATITVVDETDPVVTCRPDTTLSVPNGTPGIVVNFTAGTATDNCDGSVTIVATPASGSSFPVGSTPVVVIATDDAGNADTCTFNVIVNELPPVNTPPTAICQNIQVGTDANCQGTATAAQVNNGSNDAQDGTNLTLALVPAGPYSLGANNVKLIVTDQGGLADTCDAVITVVDDDDPVISCPDTVTVACFDDVPPHLSNIAGLIAAGGSATDNCDANLSMNWTGQTSEGDACTGYFKYFYLIFDDASNEVGCEQVFAIRDTIAPVVTCPSNINVTVSNGTTDTIINYAGASASDNCTSPSVSYSKLSGTAFPVGVTVVTVIATDECGNADTCTFSVTVTEEALNAPPVAICQNLNLNADANCQANGSVNNGSFDPDGGAVTVEQTPAGPYGLGVNNVSLIVTDDEGDKDTCFATITVIDVTDPVVTCPANVTVNNDAGQCGAIVNYPAATAVDNCDGSVSLFYSAASGSFFPAGTTTVAVIGTDDAGNADTCYFDVTVNDVEDPVALCAGDINVPNSSGQCGAVVNWTNSIGNTDNCGVNSSVFTPASGSFFPVGSTQVMHVVTDAAGNADTCYFNVNVSDAEGPQITCPSDITVNAPFGQNSAVVNYSDPAATDNCPGLTTRCHPPSGSSFPIGQTLVTCTTFAANNQYAVCTFTITVNEGSLDAPGPHTDIDTVHLFGSTALPPKSESGGPICGCDTASIFVYCLDVDAESCWYNAEHTIPGITVNPNPGWAPRTVDIIGCGQGLAPDTYSGWIVFHDAPGLPTDSVFVIFNVAPEVASLAVAPDTLAFTYTGDIYNDKLCLPAAITSTGCSAFCWSLVGGTGDWVWVDPTSGFTPDEVEICVTPCALEAGVYYQTLTFCPCPDKGEDPPPVSGCDQLVVKLTVVDPPALVVDPLNIHFELKCDQKANPLPVEVSNGGGGVLDWNAWTNANWFSIVPDAGQALDTFFVALNMDSIKCPEVCDTLIDSICVYGNLGCALNSPQWVVVELVICRPDSGICDSLCGWVTDLGCLDKTYCHVNDANVELWSSYPDGVLLASTTTVDGRFCFDVQPGAEYDIRVWKKGYCTVVEGPFECADGEIDIDLKTLDFVPLPNWPYFTDYYSINAQFMAGGAPYPIQPGDVIYATDPNGVICGVYWVESTGVYLIHVLGDDPKTLVDEGAEAGDQITLWLNCECPAVAPDTWANFGSYQFDALWDCETPPLCCVLCEGWNMWSYNRILPDYAREAVLATIDLSYDAVRSGLCDYGSISWFDGRPVNDLTDVSPWFGYDIHMLQEGTICLDGTPVDPTRPIELCAGWNYIPYLPQEVDNLSHALQSLDGNYSHIFTMYCGYGVASWNEGREPQNNDLTCMEPCKGYWINMKTDDTLIYPAEAQGCALAAKVAANSASGRVTATPMVADFYAPSSDLSEGALITVRTSSGHLIGEATVGAGGAFLIHVYGDVPQTPEVEGAVSGEELTFAVDGMAASVAGNGRWYDRDNSAITLTVDEAGAVPNDYALLQNYPNPFNAGTVIPFNLRDASQWNLTVYNVMGQSVRSFAGFDAAGTVRVTWDGLDQDGGRVPSGVYFYRVTTPDWSATKKMTLLK, via the coding sequence ATGAAGAATCTCGTACTCATTGCCTGTTGTCTGCTGGTGTGTCTGACGGCGACGCAGGCGATGGCGGTCAACTCCGTGGTGGTCGAGTCGAAGTCGGCCGCCGCGGGAGCGACGAACGTGCAGGTCGGCGTCTTCCTCACTAACGACGTCGGCATCGTCGGTCTGGTGGTGCCTTTGGAAGTTCGCACGCAATCGGGCACCGCTTTCTACTACGGAAACCTCCTCAATTCCGTGTTCAACTTCACCGCGTCGGGCCGTCTCAAGAACAGCCCGCTCGGAGATATTGCCGATCCCGGGGGACAATGGCCTGCCGGCAACGTGACGCGGCGTCAGTATGCCGATCCGACGACCAATTCGTGCAGCGGTCCGACTTCAAGCACATTTGCGGTTGCTGCGGCGCGGGGTGACACCACCAGCCCGGATGGATTCATGCTGGCGACTGTATCAACAGGCGACCCCAATGTCGGTGAATTGACTGAGTTGGATCCCGGAACGGACGGCGCAACGCCGTCACTCTTGTTCACTTTCAACCTACTGCCAAACAACGGTTGCATGGTAATCGACACGGCGTGCGTAACTCCGGCGAACCATCTCGTCGGTGTGGATGCGAGCACCGCCGAAGTGTTTTTCAGTTTCACGCCGGGCTTCCTCACGGTGGGCTCGGGATCGTGCGCCTCTAACCAGCCGCCGACGGCCATTTGCCAGAACGTGCAGGTGGCGGCGGGTCCGACCTGCCAGGCGGCGGTGACCGCGGCGCAGGTGAATAACGGCTCGAGCGACCCGGAGGACGGCACCAATGTGACGTTGGCGCTGGTGCCGGCGGGTCCGTACGGAGCCGGGGTGAACAACGTGAAGTTGATTGTAACTGACCAGGGTGGTCTGGCTGACACCTGCGACGCGACGATTACGGTGGTGGACGAGACGGATCCGGTGGTGACCTGCCGTCCAGACACGACCCTCAGTGTGCCGAACGGCACGCCCGGCATCGTGGTGAACTTCACGGCGGGGACGGCGACGGACAACTGCGACGGTTCAGTGACGATCGTGGCCACGCCGGCGTCGGGGTCCAGTTTCCCGGTCGGATCGACGCCGGTGGTGGTGATTGCCACGGATGACGCGGGCAACGCCGACACCTGCACCTTTAATGTGATTGTCAATGAGCTGCCGCCGGTGAACACGCCCCCGACGGCAATCTGTCAGAACATCCAGGTCGGCACCGATGCCAACTGCCAGGGCACGGCGACGGCCGCGCAGGTCAACAACGGCTCCAACGACGCGCAGGACGGCACGAACCTGACGCTGGCACTGGTGCCGGCGGGACCGTATTCGCTGGGCGCCAACAACGTGAAGCTGATCGTCACCGACCAGGGCGGCCTGGCCGACACCTGCGACGCCGTGATAACGGTGGTCGATGACGACGATCCGGTCATTTCCTGTCCGGACACGGTCACGGTGGCCTGCTTTGACGATGTGCCGCCGCACCTGAGTAACATTGCGGGTCTGATCGCGGCGGGCGGCTCGGCCACGGACAACTGCGACGCGAACCTATCAATGAACTGGACCGGGCAGACTTCGGAAGGCGACGCCTGCACCGGTTATTTCAAGTACTTCTATCTCATCTTTGACGACGCGAGCAACGAGGTCGGCTGCGAGCAGGTGTTCGCCATCCGCGACACGATCGCGCCGGTCGTGACCTGCCCGTCGAATATCAACGTGACGGTGTCCAACGGCACCACGGACACGATCATCAACTATGCCGGCGCCAGCGCGAGCGACAATTGCACGTCGCCGTCGGTCAGTTACAGCAAGTTGTCGGGGACGGCGTTCCCGGTGGGCGTGACGGTGGTCACGGTCATCGCGACCGACGAGTGCGGCAATGCCGACACCTGCACGTTCTCCGTCACGGTCACCGAAGAGGCGCTCAACGCCCCGCCGGTGGCGATCTGCCAGAACCTGAATCTCAACGCCGACGCCAACTGCCAGGCCAATGGCTCGGTGAACAATGGCTCGTTTGATCCGGACGGCGGCGCGGTGACCGTAGAGCAGACCCCGGCCGGTCCGTACGGTCTGGGTGTCAACAATGTCAGCTTGATCGTCACCGACGATGAAGGCGACAAGGACACCTGCTTTGCGACGATCACAGTGATCGACGTGACCGATCCGGTCGTGACCTGTCCGGCCAATGTCACCGTGAACAATGACGCCGGCCAGTGCGGCGCAATAGTGAACTACCCCGCGGCCACGGCGGTCGACAACTGCGACGGCAGCGTGAGTCTGTTCTACAGCGCGGCGTCGGGCTCGTTCTTCCCGGCGGGCACGACGACGGTGGCCGTGATCGGCACCGACGACGCCGGCAACGCCGACACCTGCTACTTCGACGTGACGGTCAATGATGTTGAGGATCCGGTGGCGCTCTGCGCCGGAGATATCAACGTCCCGAACAGCTCCGGCCAGTGCGGCGCGGTGGTCAACTGGACAAACAGCATCGGCAACACCGATAACTGCGGCGTCAACAGCAGCGTGTTCACGCCGGCGTCCGGGTCGTTCTTCCCGGTCGGCTCGACGCAGGTCATGCACGTGGTGACCGACGCGGCGGGCAACGCCGACACGTGCTACTTCAACGTAAACGTCAGCGACGCCGAGGGGCCGCAGATCACCTGCCCATCGGACATCACGGTGAATGCGCCCTTCGGGCAGAACAGCGCCGTGGTCAATTACAGCGATCCGGCCGCGACCGACAATTGCCCGGGGCTGACCACGCGGTGTCATCCGCCGTCAGGCAGTTCGTTCCCGATCGGCCAGACGCTGGTGACCTGCACCACGTTCGCGGCAAACAACCAGTACGCGGTCTGCACCTTCACCATCACGGTGAACGAGGGTTCGCTGGATGCGCCGGGACCGCACACCGACATCGACACGGTCCATCTGTTCGGCTCGACGGCTCTGCCGCCGAAATCCGAAAGTGGAGGTCCGATCTGCGGCTGCGACACGGCGTCGATCTTTGTCTACTGTCTTGACGTGGACGCCGAGAGTTGCTGGTACAACGCCGAGCATACGATTCCGGGGATCACGGTGAATCCGAACCCGGGTTGGGCGCCGCGCACTGTCGACATCATCGGCTGCGGCCAGGGGTTGGCGCCGGATACCTACTCCGGCTGGATCGTCTTCCATGACGCCCCCGGTCTGCCGACCGACTCGGTCTTCGTGATCTTCAATGTGGCGCCGGAAGTGGCGTCCCTGGCGGTGGCGCCTGATACGCTGGCGTTCACCTACACCGGCGACATCTACAACGACAAGCTGTGTCTGCCGGCGGCGATCACCAGCACCGGTTGCAGCGCGTTTTGCTGGTCGCTGGTCGGCGGCACCGGCGATTGGGTCTGGGTCGATCCGACCTCGGGCTTCACGCCGGACGAAGTCGAGATTTGCGTGACCCCGTGCGCCCTCGAGGCGGGTGTCTACTACCAGACGCTGACCTTCTGTCCGTGTCCGGACAAGGGCGAGGATCCGCCGCCGGTGAGCGGTTGCGATCAACTGGTGGTCAAGTTGACGGTGGTCGATCCGCCGGCCCTTGTGGTCGATCCGCTCAACATCCACTTTGAACTGAAGTGCGACCAGAAGGCCAACCCGTTGCCGGTCGAAGTGAGCAACGGCGGCGGGGGCGTGCTCGACTGGAATGCCTGGACCAACGCCAACTGGTTCTCGATTGTGCCGGATGCCGGGCAGGCGCTGGACACCTTCTTTGTCGCGCTGAATATGGATTCGATCAAGTGTCCGGAGGTGTGCGACACGTTGATCGACTCGATCTGCGTCTACGGCAATCTGGGTTGCGCGCTGAACTCGCCGCAGTGGGTGGTGGTCGAACTGGTCATCTGCCGGCCGGATTCGGGCATCTGCGACTCGCTCTGCGGCTGGGTCACCGACCTTGGTTGTCTGGACAAGACCTACTGCCACGTTAACGACGCGAACGTCGAACTGTGGTCCTCGTACCCGGACGGCGTGCTGCTCGCGTCGACGACGACGGTCGACGGGCGCTTCTGCTTCGACGTCCAGCCGGGCGCGGAGTATGACATCCGTGTCTGGAAGAAGGGGTACTGCACCGTGGTCGAAGGGCCGTTTGAGTGCGCCGACGGCGAGATCGATATCGATCTCAAGACGCTGGACTTCGTGCCGCTGCCCAATTGGCCGTATTTCACCGACTACTACTCGATCAACGCCCAGTTCATGGCGGGCGGGGCACCGTATCCGATCCAGCCGGGCGACGTGATTTACGCGACCGATCCGAATGGCGTGATCTGCGGCGTCTACTGGGTCGAATCGACGGGCGTCTATCTGATCCACGTTCTGGGCGACGATCCCAAGACGCTCGTGGATGAAGGGGCCGAGGCCGGCGACCAGATCACGCTGTGGCTGAACTGCGAATGCCCGGCGGTGGCCCCGGATACGTGGGCCAACTTCGGCAGCTACCAGTTCGACGCGCTCTGGGATTGCGAGACCCCGCCGCTGTGTTGCGTGCTCTGCGAGGGCTGGAATATGTGGTCGTACAACCGCATCCTGCCCGACTACGCGCGCGAGGCGGTGCTGGCGACCATCGATCTTAGCTACGACGCGGTGCGCTCGGGCCTGTGCGATTATGGCTCGATCTCGTGGTTTGACGGCCGTCCGGTCAATGACCTGACCGACGTGTCGCCGTGGTTCGGTTATGACATCCACATGCTGCAGGAAGGCACGATCTGCCTCGACGGCACGCCGGTCGATCCGACGAGGCCGATTGAACTGTGCGCGGGCTGGAACTACATCCCATACCTGCCGCAGGAAGTGGACAACCTGTCGCACGCCCTGCAATCGCTGGACGGCAACTACAGCCACATCTTCACGATGTACTGCGGGTACGGCGTGGCCTCGTGGAACGAGGGTCGCGAACCGCAGAACAACGACCTGACCTGCATGGAGCCGTGCAAGGGGTACTGGATCAACATGAAGACCGACGACACGCTGATCTACCCGGCCGAGGCGCAGGGTTGCGCGCTGGCGGCGAAGGTGGCGGCGAATTCGGCGAGCGGCCGTGTGACGGCCACGCCGATGGTGGCCGACTTCTATGCGCCGTCGTCGGATCTCTCCGAAGGCGCCCTGATCACGGTCCGGACCTCGTCGGGCCATCTGATCGGCGAGGCGACGGTTGGCGCCGGTGGCGCGTTCCTGATCCACGTCTACGGCGATGTGCCGCAGACGCCGGAGGTGGAAGGCGCGGTGAGCGGCGAAGAGCTGACCTTCGCGGTGGACGGGATGGCGGCGTCGGTGGCCGGCAACGGCCGCTGGTATGACCGCGACAACAGCGCGATCACCCTGACGGTCGACGAGGCCGGCGCGGTGCCGAACGACTACGCGCTGTTGCAGAACTACCCGAACCCGTTCAACGCCGGCACGGTGATCCCGTTCAACCTGAGGGACGCCTCGCAGTGGAACCTGACGGTCTACAACGTCATGGGTCAGTCGGTGCGGTCGTTCGCCGGGTTTGACGCGGCGGGCACGGTGCGGGTGACCTGGGATGGCCTGGATCAGGATGGCGGCCGGGTCCCGAGCGGTGTATATTTCTACCGCGTGACGACGCCAGACTGGTCCGCCACGAAGAAGATGACCTTGCTGAAGTAG
- a CDS encoding T9SS type A sorting domain-containing protein: MRQRWLAGTLAVGVILLTPSVVWSQIAGRVQGVDGNAISGATVEAWDAYPGGTILASGTSDGSGQFSLGAIAGGQFDLRVWRQVAVSQVPLLLKATHYPVVVRDLPHPITNTVVQLVAVPNVAPSPSVTELNDVDSTTYIGAPIQLGDVIETADGVGAIWGVGRTTGEGGYLVRAYGDVGGTVEDEGFVLSEQIHLRINGLAATPVHGAIFFSGSNQNNVVLAGAASYPGVTLTGPLDANGIAGNSAFIAFEITNSGNVASNYTVDVKLDQPWTVNLQSQKSLPLNLAAGGTATIVAEIVIPPGTPDQDVEVRAHITADAYGPANSGAWTTLAVSTTSDVGSGDGGLLPNSFALAQNYPNPFNAGTNITYSLAQGGLVNLSVCNLLGQTVRTVADGYREAGVHTDVWDGRDDHGNAVPSGIYFSRLSQNGQLQVRKMVLLK, translated from the coding sequence ATGCGGCAGAGATGGTTGGCGGGAACGCTGGCGGTCGGCGTCATCCTCCTGACACCCTCGGTGGTGTGGTCCCAGATTGCAGGACGTGTGCAAGGCGTTGACGGGAATGCGATCTCGGGTGCGACCGTGGAAGCTTGGGATGCCTATCCGGGCGGGACGATCCTGGCCAGCGGCACTTCGGATGGCTCGGGCCAGTTTTCGCTGGGGGCGATCGCCGGAGGCCAGTTCGACTTGCGTGTCTGGCGCCAGGTCGCGGTCTCGCAGGTACCGTTGCTGTTGAAGGCCACCCACTATCCGGTGGTGGTGCGCGATCTGCCGCATCCGATCACCAACACGGTGGTGCAATTGGTGGCAGTGCCGAATGTGGCGCCCAGCCCTTCGGTGACGGAGCTGAACGACGTTGATTCGACCACCTACATCGGCGCCCCGATTCAGTTGGGGGATGTGATCGAAACGGCCGACGGCGTCGGCGCGATCTGGGGTGTCGGACGCACCACGGGCGAGGGTGGGTATCTCGTCCGCGCCTACGGCGATGTCGGGGGGACGGTCGAGGATGAGGGATTTGTTCTCAGCGAGCAGATCCACCTTCGCATCAACGGTCTGGCCGCGACGCCGGTACATGGCGCGATCTTCTTCTCCGGCAGCAATCAGAACAATGTGGTCCTCGCCGGCGCGGCGAGCTATCCCGGCGTGACGCTGACCGGACCGCTGGACGCCAACGGCATTGCCGGCAACTCGGCGTTCATCGCCTTCGAGATCACCAACTCCGGAAATGTGGCCAGCAATTACACGGTCGATGTCAAGCTGGATCAGCCGTGGACGGTAAACTTGCAGTCGCAGAAGTCACTGCCGCTGAATCTGGCGGCGGGCGGCACGGCGACGATCGTGGCCGAAATCGTCATTCCGCCGGGCACTCCGGATCAGGATGTGGAAGTGCGGGCGCACATTACCGCCGACGCTTATGGTCCGGCGAACTCGGGCGCGTGGACGACGCTGGCGGTCTCGACGACCTCCGACGTCGGTTCGGGCGACGGTGGACTTTTGCCCAATTCGTTTGCCCTGGCGCAGAACTACCCGAACCCGTTCAACGCGGGCACGAACATCACCTACAGTCTGGCGCAGGGCGGGCTGGTCAACCTGAGTGTCTGCAACCTGTTGGGACAGACGGTGCGCACGGTGGCCGACGGCTACCGCGAGGCGGGTGTGCACACGGACGTGTGGGACGGCCGCGATGACCACGGCAATGCAGTGCCCTCGGGGATTTACTTCTCACGCCTGTCGCAGAACGGCCAACTGCAGGTGCGGAAGATGGTGTTGCTCAAGTAA